AGATCCTTCCGGCGCCGCCCATCACGCGCGATCAATTCGCCATGCTGCTCGAAGGCAGCACCGCCGATCCGACGGCGGCGCGAACGACCTTCGATCTGCCGATGCTCCGCCTCGAAGACGCGTTGCCGCGTATCCTCGGCGCGCAAAGCGAGAAGCCTTCTCGAGCGGTCGTCTCCGGCGATTGACTCGAGGTGGGACGAAGAAGAGGGAGCGCCCCTTGGGGCGCTCCCTCTTCGAATTTCGATCTGTCTTACGCGACGCGTTGACGCTGCGCTTGGTCCTTGACTTCTTCCTTGAGGCGGAAGATGACGAGGCTGCCGACGAACGTGCAGGCGATGAGGCCGTGCGCGTTGAGGAGGCTGAGGGCCGCCATGACGTCTTCGCGGGTCATGCGCAGTTGCTCCGCCATGTGCAGGGCACTGTCGGCGCGGCCACGCAGGTAGTCGAGGATCTTGTGGGCTTCGGCGGTGAGCTCCGTGGCGGGCACGTCGGCGAAACCAGGGTCGGCAAGGCCGTACACGGCGCGCGTTCCCGTGCCGGGCAAGCGGCGCACGCGGCCTTGGTCAAGCAGCGAGGCGAGCGCGGCGCGCAGGTGCGACAGCGCCAAGCCCGTGTGACGAGCGAGTTCCGTCTCGACCCACTCGGGCTTGCTTTCCAAAGCGGCGAGGACGATCTTTTCGTTGGCGCGACGAGTCTGTTGCAGATCGTCAATGGTCGGGGGGTTAAACATGGCTGACGCCTCCGGCATGAAAACCCCGGCGCATGCCGGGGAGAGAACGGTAAGGTTATGCGCCAAGCAGCGCAACCTTCCGATTGTCGCACACCACAAGCCTTACTGTTGTGGTCGGTCTCTCAATTGACTGCCCGGACGCACCAGAGCAAGTCGTGACATCAGCCTGACAGAAGGCCATGAGAAAGGCTGTCACAAGCTCGACAATTTCGTGAGACCCGGCGCAATGTCCCCAGAGGCGTCGAGCGTCAACTGCGACCCTTGGTACTGCCTTGCGGCGCCGTCTGTAGCATGTTCGGAGAACGGAGGAATTCTTGACGCGCAATTCAACTTCCTTGAGGGACCGTTCCGCGATCGTCATCGGATCGGGCATCGGCGGACTCGCCATGGGCATTCGGCTGCAAAGCCTCGGATTCGACACCACCATCCTCGAAAAACTCGACGGGCCGGGCGGACGCGCCTACGTTCGCAAAGCCGACGGTTTCACCTTCGACATGGGTCCCACCGTCTTGACCGTGCCGCACTTCATAGAGGAGCTCTTCTCGCTCGAGCGCGGCGCGCCCGGGCTTCTGGAGCCCGACTTTCCCGAAAGCGTCCGCAAGGCCGAGCGCGTGAAAAGCGGCGTCAGTGGCGGGCCGAGCACGTCGCGCTACGTGACGATCCGGCCCAT
This genomic stretch from Deinococcus yavapaiensis KR-236 harbors:
- a CDS encoding transcriptional regulator — encoded protein: MFNPPTIDDLQQTRRANEKIVLAALESKPEWVETELARHTGLALSHLRAALASLLDQGRVRRLPGTGTRAVYGLADPGFADVPATELTAEAHKILDYLRGRADSALHMAEQLRMTREDVMAALSLLNAHGLIACTFVGSLVIFRLKEEVKDQAQRQRVA